From Streptomyces sp. NBC_00683, one genomic window encodes:
- the gcl gene encoding glyoxylate carboligase: MPRMTAARAAVEILKREGVSNAFGVPGAAINPFYAALKASGGVHHTLARHVEGASHMAEGYTRAAAGNIGVCIGTSGPAGTDMITGLYSAIADSVPILCITGQAPTAVLHKEDFQAVDIASIAKPVTKAATTVLEAAQVPGVFQQAFHLMRTGRPGPVLIDLPIDVQLTEIEFDPDLYEPLPVHKPAATRKQIERAVEMLNASERPLLVAGGGIINADASELLVEFAELTGVPVVPTLMGWGILADDHELNAGMVGLQTSHRYGNANFLESDFVLGIGNRWANRHTGKLDVYTQGRTFVHVDIEPTQLGKIFAPDLGIASDAKAALELFVEVARELKAAGTLKDRSAWAASTQERRATLQRRTHFDNVPLKPQRVYEEMNRAFGPETRYVTTIGLSQIAGAQMLHVYRPRHWINCGQAGPLGWTIPAALGVATADPEGSVVALSGDYDFQFMLEELAVGAQHHIPYVHVLVNNSYLGLIRQAQRNFDIDFQVNLEFENINSPELGVYGVDHVKVVEGLGCKAIRVTEPDQLLPAFEEAKKLAAEFRVPVVVEAILERVTNISMSGTDIASVNEFEDVATEPGHAPTSIRALTVS; this comes from the coding sequence ATGCCTCGTATGACCGCTGCCCGAGCGGCAGTTGAGATTCTCAAGCGCGAAGGCGTCAGTAACGCGTTCGGTGTGCCGGGTGCGGCGATCAACCCGTTCTACGCGGCACTCAAGGCATCCGGCGGGGTGCACCACACCCTCGCCCGCCATGTCGAGGGCGCCTCCCACATGGCCGAGGGCTACACCCGGGCCGCGGCAGGCAACATCGGTGTCTGCATCGGTACGTCCGGTCCGGCCGGCACCGACATGATCACGGGCCTCTACTCCGCCATCGCCGACTCCGTCCCGATCCTCTGCATCACCGGCCAGGCCCCCACGGCGGTGCTCCACAAGGAGGACTTCCAGGCCGTCGACATCGCGTCGATCGCCAAGCCGGTCACCAAGGCGGCCACCACCGTCCTGGAGGCCGCCCAGGTCCCCGGCGTCTTCCAGCAGGCCTTCCACCTGATGCGCACCGGCCGTCCCGGCCCGGTCCTCATCGACCTGCCGATCGACGTGCAGCTCACCGAGATCGAGTTCGACCCCGATCTGTACGAGCCGCTGCCCGTCCACAAGCCCGCCGCGACCCGCAAGCAGATCGAGCGCGCCGTCGAGATGCTGAACGCCTCCGAGCGTCCGCTGCTCGTCGCGGGCGGCGGGATCATCAACGCGGACGCCTCCGAACTCCTGGTGGAGTTCGCCGAGCTGACCGGTGTTCCGGTCGTGCCGACCCTGATGGGCTGGGGCATCCTCGCCGACGACCACGAGCTCAACGCGGGCATGGTCGGCCTGCAGACCTCGCACCGCTACGGCAACGCGAACTTCCTGGAGTCCGACTTCGTCCTCGGCATCGGCAACCGGTGGGCCAACCGCCACACCGGCAAGCTGGACGTCTACACGCAGGGCCGGACGTTCGTCCACGTCGACATCGAGCCCACCCAGCTGGGCAAGATCTTCGCCCCGGACCTCGGCATCGCCTCCGACGCCAAGGCCGCGCTGGAGCTCTTCGTCGAGGTGGCGCGCGAGCTGAAGGCCGCGGGCACCCTGAAGGACCGGTCGGCATGGGCCGCGTCCACGCAGGAGCGGCGGGCCACGCTGCAGCGCCGCACGCACTTCGACAACGTGCCCCTGAAGCCGCAGCGGGTGTACGAGGAGATGAACAGGGCCTTCGGGCCCGAGACCCGGTACGTGACGACGATCGGCCTCTCCCAGATCGCGGGCGCGCAGATGCTGCACGTCTACCGGCCGCGCCACTGGATCAACTGCGGCCAGGCCGGCCCGCTGGGCTGGACGATCCCGGCCGCGCTGGGCGTCGCCACGGCCGACCCGGAGGGATCGGTCGTCGCGCTCTCCGGCGACTACGACTTCCAGTTCATGCTGGAGGAGCTCGCCGTCGGCGCGCAGCACCACATCCCGTACGTCCATGTGCTGGTGAACAACTCCTACCTGGGGCTCATCCGCCAGGCCCAGCGCAACTTCGACATCGACTTCCAGGTCAACCTGGAGTTCGAGAACATCAACTCCCCGGAGCTGGGCGTCTACGGCGTCGACCACGTCAAGGTCGTCGAGGGCCTCGGCTGCAAGGCGATCCGGGTCACCGAGCCGGACCAGCTGCTGCCCGCGTTCGAGGAGGCGAAGAAGCTGGCGGCGGAGTTCCGGGTGCCGGTGGTCGTCGAGGCGATCCTGGAGCGCGTCACGAACATCTCGATGAGCGGGACGGACATCGCGTCGGTCAACGAGTTCGAGGATGTGGCGACGGAGCCCGGCCACGCGCCGACGTCGATCCGTGCGCTGACGGTTTCCTGA
- a CDS encoding GNAT family N-acetyltransferase gives MRIRPARRPELPLLQAIERAAGEPFRAVGMPAVADDEPPPLALLENYRRSGRCWVSTDETSDLPVGYLIADRVDGAAHIEQISVDPVAARRGVGRALIDHLAGWAEAEGLTALTLTTFAEVPWNAPYYTRLGFRTLAEDELGDGLRGIRSQEAEHGLDRWPRVCMRRDLPTDTSK, from the coding sequence ATGCGCATCCGTCCCGCCCGGCGCCCGGAACTCCCGCTGCTCCAGGCCATCGAGCGCGCCGCGGGCGAGCCGTTCCGCGCGGTCGGCATGCCCGCCGTCGCCGACGACGAGCCGCCACCGCTCGCCCTGCTGGAGAACTACCGTCGCAGCGGGCGCTGCTGGGTGTCCACGGACGAGACCTCGGACCTCCCGGTCGGCTATCTGATCGCCGACCGCGTGGACGGCGCCGCCCACATCGAGCAGATCTCCGTCGACCCGGTGGCCGCCCGCCGGGGTGTCGGCCGGGCCCTCATCGACCATCTCGCCGGCTGGGCCGAGGCGGAGGGACTGACCGCTCTCACACTGACGACCTTCGCCGAAGTTCCTTGGAACGCGCCCTACTACACGCGCCTCGGTTTTCGGACACTGGCGGAGGACGAGCTCGGTGACGGGCTCCGCGGGATCAGGTCGCAGGAAGCCGAACACGGCCTGGACCGCTGGCCGCGCGTGTGCATGCGCCGCGATCTCCCCACCGACACATCGAAATGA